The Salvia miltiorrhiza cultivar Shanhuang (shh) chromosome 1, IMPLAD_Smil_shh, whole genome shotgun sequence genome has a window encoding:
- the LOC131022432 gene encoding uncharacterized protein LOC131022432, with product MEGAPRGRGRGRGRGRGRGRGFVPEEPIPQVAPNRTAEEKFRKEKPPTFDGLGEPADAEKWVRAIERIFNYIRCDDEDKVACATYQLVDEADFWWESVRRTMTDEQWENFTWEEFKAELYEKYIPGCYRQKKQNEFWNLRQKTGTVTEYDRAFNQLSRYAPTLVDSDEKRAEKFRNGLRHEIAISLASQGGLTYAQTLSRALTIESLLPREKGKSPEQFGFVPSQDGSKGKRKWNEGTGGNIGNGKKPWTANQNQNQHQNPQPQAIVQTPCPKCQKLHPGECLKGMNVCYNCGEAGHYVSTCPKKGGGAPQQQNPGNQQRQNQGPRGNQNQPRYARAYALNQHRAAGDHGNLAGTINVFDMSIIALFNIGVSYSSISYVACKKLEFTL from the coding sequence ATGGAAGGTGCACCAAGAGGACGTGGTAGAGGGCGCGGACGTGGCCGTGGGCGCGGTAGGGGATTTGTACCCGAAGAGCCTATTCcacaagtagcaccaaatcgCACAGCCGAGGAAAAATTTCGCAAGGAAAAACCCCCAACGTTTGATGGATTGGGCGAACCTGCGGATGCCGAGAAATGGGTTAGGGCAATAGAACGGATCTTCAACTACATCCGTTGTGACGATGAGGATAAAGTGGCATGCGCAACTTATCAGTTGGTGGACgaagctgacttttggtgggagtcAGTGAGGCGGACTATGACTGACGAACAGTGGGAGAATTTCACATGGGAAGAATTCAAGGCTGAATTGTATGAGAAGTATATACCAGGATGTTACCGACAAAAGAAACAGAACGAGTTTTGGAATTTGAGACAGAAAACGGGAACTGTGACCGAGTATGATAGAGccttcaatcagctatcaagatatgctccgacgTTGGTGGACAGCGATGAGAAACGCGCAGAGAAGTTCAGAAACGGACTGCGTCACGAGATAGCGATTTCCCTAGCAAGTCAAGGCGGTCTCACCTACGCGCAGACATTGAGCAGAGCCCTCACTATTGAGTCATTGTTGccaagggagaaaggaaaaTCCCCCGAACAGTTTGGATTTGTACCATCTCAAGATGGTAGTaagggaaagagaaaatggaatgaagggaCTGGTGGAAACattggaaatgggaagaaaccatggaCGGCAAATCAAAATCAGAATCAACATCAGAACCCACAACCTCAAGCAATAGTTCAAACTCCTTGCCCAAAATGTCAAAAACTCCATCCAGGAGAATGTCTGAAAGGAATGAACGTCTGCTATAACTGCGGAGAGGCCGGGCATTATGTCTCGACATGCCCAAAGAAGGGAGGAGGAGCACCCCAACAACAAAATCCTGGAAACCAACAACGACAAAACCAAGGTCCTAGAGGAAATCAGAACCAACCACGATacgctagggcctatgcccttaaccaacACCGAGCAGCAGGAGATCacggaaacctggcaggtacgATTAATGTTTTCGACATGTCGATTATAGCTCTATTCAATATTGGAGTATCCTATTCTTCCATTTCATATGTTGCTTGTAAGAAATTAGAATTTACGCTATAA